A window of Mycolicibacterium madagascariense genomic DNA:
CCATCAGGAGGGTGCCGCGGGCCAGCCCCAGCGCCAGCGCGGTGTCGATCGCCGAGTCGATCGACGCCCGGTCGAGGTGGTCGAGCCGGCCGGTCGCCCTGGCACGAGCGAATACGGCCTGCGGGTTGGGGTTGCCCAACCCCGGCCAACGGGCGAGCGCTTCGAAACCGACGACGGTGCGGTCGTCCAGCGCGACGACGGGCTGAAACGCCGGTTCGAGACCGGCACCGGAGGCAGCGACGTCCAGCACAGCGGCGTCGGAGTTCTCGGTCGGCGCCGTCGGGCAACCCGTCATCCCGTCGCCCACGTCCGCCCCCTAGGCTCGGCCCGATCCGACCTTACAAGCCTTTTGGCTGAATCTGCCAGTTTTCGGCAGGCCCGGGGTTAGCGTTTGCTGCGAAGGTCGTAGCGACGCTCTGCGTAGACCAGGTCGTCACGCCACAGCCGGTTGGCGGCGTGGCGCATGAACGGCCGCAGCACCGGGCCGCCGCGCAGGGCGTGCACGAAACCCGGCCGGTCGGAATGGGCGATGACCGCTTCGATCACCGCCGTCCTCGCACGCCCGTCCGGGCCGGGACCGATTGGCGTGGCGTGGGTTTCGACGACGCTGCCGCTGCCCTCCCCCTCGACGATCCGCATCACGATGGTCCGCCGCTCCGGGCAGGTGAACTCGGCGATGACGGGCACGCCGATGCGACCGATGTGGAAGGTCACCGCCACCTGGAAGTTGTCGGCCTCGGCGGGCAGGTCCAGGCCCGGTGGCGGTGCGCTGAGCACGTCGAGGCTCGCGAACGAATAGGGATGAAACCAGCTGCCGTGCCAGGGATCCAGCCGATTGGCGATGACGTCGGCGGGCTCACAGGTGCCGACCAGACGGGTCACCGCGTGGACGGAGGCGCCGTCGGGTCGCTGCGGCAGAATCGGCTCGGGCGTGGCCTTTTCGCCGCCCACGTGGTCCATCCTGGCCCAGAGCAACACCCCGTCGTCGTGCACGGGATAGGGGGTCCAGCCCACGTGCCTGGCTCCGCTCAGCTTCAACCCGTGCCACGCGCAGACCAGCTGTCCGCAGTCCAGGGCGCCGGTCGACAGGTCGGCGCCCAGGTGCGGGCAGGCCCCCGGCCCGGCGTGCAGCCGGCCGTCGGGTTCGCGCCAGACGACCACCTCGTGGCCGGCGATCTTCGTGCCGAACGGTCGCCTGGTCCCCACGTCCGTGCTCGCCGCGAAGGCGAACCAGTTGCCGCTCGGGCGGGCGGTGGCTCGGCGCAGCGCGTGTTCGATGATCGCGGGCTGCGCGTCGCGGTAGGTCGGGCGCTGCCGTTCCCACTGCAGCCGCGGCAGGACCGTGAACGGGTTGGCCTTCGCCACCGTCTTCGACACGGCCGTCACGCGGGCCGCGACGGCGTCGCGCATACTCATGTCCTCAGCTGTCCTTCCCCGGCGATCGCCAACCGCCGCAACGTGTTCGACCGACCCCGGGTGGGGACGCTGTAGAGCGGGTGGCCCCCCAGGCCATAGTGCTCCAGAAGCCGGTTGGCCGCGACCCAACCCGTGGTCGCCGCACGTTCCATCAGTGCCACCGGCAGATCGATGCGGATGCCGTCGCCGGCCAGCACCAGACCGGGATCGGGCGTGACGACCGTCGGCCGGTGCGCGAAGTCCCCGGGTCCGAAGCGGGGGCAGTCCTCGCGCCGCAGCACGCGCTGGGCGACGACGCGCGCCCCGGCGGTCTCGGGGTAGAGCTCGTGCATCCGTTCGACGAGCTGCTTGCACACTTCCTCGCCGTTGCCCGGCGCGGAGTAGGCGTGCAATTCGAGCACCGATCCCCCGGTGCGCTCGGCCCATTGGGCCGCCGTGTGCTCGTAGGCGTCGACGACGCTGACGTTGTCCAGCGGAGGATGTCCGCCGACGCCGAGGAACGCCGGTCGGTCCGCGTCGACCGGTCGGTCCAGCCACAGCCTCAGCACGGTGAACGGGGCGGCGGTCCGCAGCCCGGCGACGTCGCGTCGCCAGGGTTCGTCGCCGAGGTCCGGTGAGCCGTCGACCACGGCGCGCAGCCCGCCGGTGTCGGTCGCGAGCACCACGCCGTCGGCGGTGAGCCTGCTGCCGTCGTCGCAGTGCACCTCGAATTCCTGGCCGCGACGCACGGATTCCACCGACACCCCCGTGTGAAACCGCACGCCGAGTGAATCCAGATACGCGCGCAACGGATTCCACAGCGCGATGGCGAAGTCGTCGACGGCGACGTCGAAGATCAATCCCTCGCTGGAGCCCAGGAAGTAGATGTGGAACATCGTGGCCAGCTCGGCCGCCGACAGTTCCGAGGGTTCGGTGAAGAAGCTGCGGGAGAACACCTCGAAGGCCAGATGCCGGGCGGCGTCGGGAAAGTTGATGTGCCGCAGGAAGGTCTCCGCGTCGGTGTCGTCGAGCAGGCCGTAGATGGCGGGTACCGACACCGCGGCCAGCGGGGCTGCCGCCCTGGCGTTGATCCGCACCAGGTCGCGCAGCCGGAAGGTGGGGCTGCGCAGCGCGAACACCAGGGCGTTCAGCGGTGGCGTGCGCGGCAGACCTCGGAAGGTGTCCTGCCGTCCGTCGGCGTCGACGAGCGGATAGTCGGTCGCCGGGGCCAGCATCGACAGCCCGGGATCGGCGCGCCGCAACAGGTTTCGCAGGTTGTAGTACTGCCGGAAGAACGCGTGGAAGCCGCGGTTCATGGTGACCGTCGAGCCGTCGTCGAGCTCCTCGGTCCACCCGCCGACCCGCCCGCCGAGGTAGGCCTCGCGTTCGACGACGTCGACCTGGACGCCGCGTTCGGCGAGCCCGGTCGCGGCGGCCAGTCCGGCGATGCCGCCGCCGACCACCACCGTGCGGGGCACCGACGACAGCCAGCTCGCATGCGGCAGACCGGCCGGGGCCGCCAGGGTCTCCATCCGCCGGTCGGTCACGACGGCGCGTCCGCGAGGAAGGTGTGCACGACGTCGCGCTGCCAGCCGTGCACGGTCTCGCTGTGCACACCGGTGAAACCGTTGGCGCGCAGGCGGTTTCGCAGTGCCGAGGCGCCGTCGAACTCGGTGACGCTGCGCCGCAGGTGCTGATACAGCGTGGCGTCGCCGGTGCGCAGGCGCCCCATCGGGATGATGACACCCCAGCAGACCGCGTTCCAGGTGGCCCGCGCGCGCACCGAATCCCGCACCGAGTACTCGTGCAGGGCCAGCGTCGCGCCGGGGCGCAGCAGCGCCCGGAACCGGCGCAGGGTCTCGTCGGGGTCGGCGAGATTGCGCACCAGGTAGGCGGCGAAGATGCCGTCGAACGGACCCTCCACCCCGGCTTCGGCCAGATCCTCGACCCGGCTGTGCACGAACCGCGTCGACGGGGGCCACGCCTTGGTCGCCGCCTCGGCGAGCATTCCCGCGGACGCGTCGATGGCCACCACCTCGGCCTCCGGCAGCACCTCGAGCAGCGCCCGCGTCGAGGCGCCGGTGCCGCATCCCGCGTCGAGCAACCGCAGGCCCCGCCCGAGGTGGGGAATGCGCATGCGGCGCACCGACATTCGCAGATGTTCGTGGTAGCCGGGGTTGGCTCCGACGAGTTGGTCGTAGGCGGCCGCGCCCACGTCGAACGCGGCGGGCACCTGGTGGCGCGGCAACCCGCTGGATCCCAGGGTCACGGTCGTCTTTCCTCCTGATCCTTGGCGCCGCGGTGTTCCCACCGCAGCAGTACCGCGGTGACGAGGGCGAACCCGAACAGGAAGTCCTCGATCGGGATGTCCCAAGGGAAGCGGATGCCGGTGGTGTGCCGGTCGGCGTAGAGCACGATCGGCGCGGACAGTTTGGTCAGCCAGCCGTCGACCAGGATCTGGAAGAAGACGACGATGGCCATCGAGATCCAGTACGCGGGCTTGCGGAAGAGGCCGGTGCGCAGGATCCAGTGTTCCCAGGCGCACACTCCGACGACGGAGAGCACCGCGGGCAGGGTGTAGCCCAGTCCGGTCACCGGCGTACGTCCCTGGTGCTGCGCACCTTCGCCAGAATGCGCGAGACGGCGGTGTAGGTCAGCAGCCCGCACACCGGGATGACGAGGAAGAACGCCACCTCTTCGATCGGGATGTGGCCGGGCACGTCCCAGCCGGTGAGGTACCGCGGGTTGTAGTGCCACACGTCGGCGGCGATCGCGACCGCGTCCCAGGCGATGAAGAACAGCGCGACCGGGAGCACCGCGTACGCCAGGCGCCGCGGCCAGCGGTACACGCCGGTGCCGAGGAACTCCAAGGGTGCAGTGATGACCAGGCACGCCGCCAGAACGATCAGGTATTGCCAACGGTCCACGACGTTCCCCTCGGGTGTCGGTCCGACATCCGTGCGCCCCACGCCCGCAGCAGGCCACCCGCGGCGACCCGCGCCCGGCGGGCGTTGCCGACGGTCGCGCGCTGCCCGAACACCGCGAAGTCGCTGCGTTCGATGGTGTCGAGGATCTCCGAATACAGCGTCAGGGCGGCCGCGACGCAGGGGCGCGACCGCCGCGCCAACATCGGAATGCCTTGGCGCGCAGAGTCGTACACGCTGCGGGTGACGGCGTGCTGCTCGGCCAGCGCCGTGCGCACCCGCGGATCGGTGCGCCGGTGTTCGCGACACCACGTCAGCAGCTCGCGGTCGACGCCGTGGACGGCCAGTTCGTCGGCCGGGAGATAGACCCGGCCGCGACCCAGGTCCTCGTCGACGTCGCGCAGGAAGTTCGTCAGCTGGAACGCCTCGCCGAGTGCGGCCGCGTACGGCGCGGTGTCCTGCGGCGACGCGACCGTTCCGAGGATGGGCAGCAGCTGCAGCCCGATGACGTCGGCGGAGCCGTAGGTGTAGCGGCGCAGCGCCGCCCGGTCGGGATAGTCGGTGACGGTGAGGTCCATCCGCATCGACGCCAGGAAGTCGTCGAAGAGCGACGGGTCGATGCGATACCGGTGCACGGTGTCGACGAGCGCCGCCAGCACGGGGTGGTCGGCCGGCACGGCGCCGGTGAGCCCCTCCGCGAGCTGTCGCTGCAGGACGCCCAGCGCGGCGCCCCGGTCGGCGACCGCGACGTCGGGATCGACGTCGTCGAGTATGTCGTCGGCCATCCTGGCGAATCCGTAGAGGGCGTGGACCGCCGGCCGCTGCTCGGCTGCCAGCAGGCGCGTCGCCAGGAAGAACGTCCGCCCGTACTGGGCGTTGAGCTTCCTGGCCCGGCGATAGGCCTCCCGCAGCGCGTGGTCGTGCACGCCCGCCGCGTCCAGTTCCGAACGGATCACCGCACCCCCCGCAGCAGTGGCCCCCGTCGGCCACTGACGCTGCCGGTGATGCGGTCGGCCGCCAGCCGGCCCGACAGCAGCGCCGTGGGCACGCCGACCCCGGGCACCGTCGACGATCCCGCCAGCACCACGTTGTCGATGCCGCGCACCCGGTTGGCCGGGCGGAACGGCCCGGTCTGCGAGAACGTGTGCGCCAACGCGAACGGCGTCCCTGCGTACATGCCCTGCTCCCCCCATCCGGCCGGATCCACCACGTGCAACAGTTCCAGATCCTCGCCCACGTTGGGCATCCTGTCCCGGACGGTCTCGATCATTCCGTCGACGTAGGCGCCGCCGTCGCGGGCCCAGTCGAACCGGCCACGGTCGAGGTTGGGCGCGGGGGCGAGCACGTAGAGCAGGTCGCGCCCCTGCGGCGCGAGCGACCGATCCGTGGCGGTGGGCCTGGTGACCAGCAGCGACGGGTCCGACATCACGCGTCCGTCGTCGATGATGTCGACGAACGTCTGGTCCCAGTCCTTGCCGAAGAGGATGGTGTGGTGCCCGTCGTCGGTCTCGGCGGTGGTCCGGCACCCGAGGTGCGCGACGACCGCGGAGGGCGCGGGCCGCAGCTTGAGCAGTCGCCGGGGCTGGCGTCCGAGCAACCGGTAGGTGTCGGGCAGTTCGGTGGTCAGCACCGCCGAGTCGCACGCGATCCGCTGCCCGTCCTCGGTGCGCACCGCCGTCACCCGGTCCCCCGAGCGTTCCAGCGCCGAGACCGTGGCCCCGTACCGGAACTCCACGCCGGCGGCCGCGGCCGCCGCGGCCAGCGCCTCCGGTACCGCCCGCATGCCACCCCTGGGGAAGTACACCCCGGCGATGGTGTCCATGTAGGCGATGACGGCGTACACGGCCAGGGCGCGCTGCGGCGGGACGCCCGCGTAGAGCGCCTGGAAGGAGAACACCCGCAGCAGGCGGTCGTCGGTGAGGAACCGGCGCATCACCGACTCCCAGCGCCGGAAGCCGCCGAGGGCGAGCAACCGGGCCAGCTGCGGGGTGACCAGTGAGAACGGGGAGTCGAAGTTCGACGCGATGAAGCCGTCGAACTCCACGCGGTACAGCTCGGTCAGCCAATCGCGCAGCCGCAGGTAGCCCTGCGCCTCGCCGGGCCCCATCACCCGGCGGATCTCGTCGGCCATCGCGTCGGCGTCGCGGTGCACGTCCAATGTCGAGCCGTCGGCGAAATGGGTGTGATACGACGGGTCGACCTGGACCAGGTCCAACCGGTCTGACAGCGATTCGCCGACGGCCGCGAGGGTGTCGGCGATGATGTCCGGCATCGTCAGCACGGTCGGCCCGGTGTCGATGCGGTAGCCACCGACGTCCAGCTGACCCATCCGGCCACCGGGATGCTCGCCGCGCTCGAGCACCGTCACGGCACGGCCGCGACCGGCGAGGTGCAGCGCCGCCGCCAGGCCCGCCAACCCCGCGCCGACGACGACCACGTGGTCGCTGTCGGGCCTCATCGGGCGCCCACCGGATCGATCACCATGCCGCGGTGCATCACGCGGTCGCCGAGCACCCCGTCGTGGTCGGCGCGGTGCAATACACAGCGGTTGTCCCAGATCACGACGTCACCAGCTGACCATCGATGCGCGAACACGTTCTCCTCACGGGTGCTATGGGCATACAGGTAGTCGATCACGTCGGCGGCCTCCGATGCAGACAGCCCGCTGATCGCGGTGCACCGCCTCGGTGTCGAAAGGTACATCGCGGTGCGGCCCGACAGCGGGTGCACCTGGAACAGGGGGTGATCGGCCGTGGTCTCCTGGTCCTCGCGCAGGTCGAGCCCGGTGACGACGTGGGTCACGGTGCGCCCGGCCAGCCTCGTGCGCAGGGCCGCGGGCAGCGTCTCGTAGGCCGCGTACTGGTTGGTGAACTGCGTCCGGCCGCCCCGCACCGGCACCTGCACGGCACGTAATGCGGTGTAGGCGGGCGGGTTTCGGACATAGCTGGTGTCGGTGTGGAAGTTCGACCGCGGTGGGGTGTCGCGCCCGACGTTGGAGATGACGTTGAGCTCGTCGAAGCCGGGCACCGGCGTCTCGCCCTCGGTGAAGGTGGTCGGCCCGAAGCTGCGCAGGAAGTTCAGGAAGCGCCCGTCGTCGACGTCCTGGTCGGGCAGGACGAGCACGCCGTGCTCGGCCAGCAGGGTCCGCAGCGCCGCGACGTCGCCGGCGGACAGCGTGTCGACCGACACGCCCGTGACCACGGCGCCCAGCGGGCTCATGGGGTGGTGATCGAGCACCGTGCCTCCTCGAGATCCAGCTCGCGCAGGGCGATCGCGAACAGCTCCGACACGTCGATGCCCCTGGCGGCGGCCATCATCGCGATGACACTGCTCGGGGCGTACGAGCAGTAGGGTCCGGCTTCGAGGAACCACGGTAGCCCGTCGGGGTCGATCCGGAAGTCGAACAGGCTGTAGTGCCGGCAGCCGAGCGCCTCGTGGCAACGTCGCGCGGCCGCCCACACCGCGTCGGTGACGGGGTCGTCCTCGGGGACCAGCCAGGCGCGCCGCGCGTCCTTCGCGACGAGGAACAGGTCGCCGTCACCCGAGCGGTCG
This region includes:
- a CDS encoding lycopene cyclase domain-containing protein; translated protein: MDRWQYLIVLAACLVITAPLEFLGTGVYRWPRRLAYAVLPVALFFIAWDAVAIAADVWHYNPRYLTGWDVPGHIPIEEVAFFLVIPVCGLLTYTAVSRILAKVRSTRDVRR
- a CDS encoding class I SAM-dependent methyltransferase, which codes for MTLGSSGLPRHQVPAAFDVGAAAYDQLVGANPGYHEHLRMSVRRMRIPHLGRGLRLLDAGCGTGASTRALLEVLPEAEVVAIDASAGMLAEAATKAWPPSTRFVHSRVEDLAEAGVEGPFDGIFAAYLVRNLADPDETLRRFRALLRPGATLALHEYSVRDSVRARATWNAVCWGVIIPMGRLRTGDATLYQHLRRSVTEFDGASALRNRLRANGFTGVHSETVHGWQRDVVHTFLADAPS
- a CDS encoding DUF5914 domain-containing protein translates to MSMRDAVAARVTAVSKTVAKANPFTVLPRLQWERQRPTYRDAQPAIIEHALRRATARPSGNWFAFAASTDVGTRRPFGTKIAGHEVVVWREPDGRLHAGPGACPHLGADLSTGALDCGQLVCAWHGLKLSGARHVGWTPYPVHDDGVLLWARMDHVGGEKATPEPILPQRPDGASVHAVTRLVGTCEPADVIANRLDPWHGSWFHPYSFASLDVLSAPPPGLDLPAEADNFQVAVTFHIGRIGVPVIAEFTCPERRTIVMRIVEGEGSGSVVETHATPIGPGPDGRARTAVIEAVIAHSDRPGFVHALRGGPVLRPFMRHAANRLWRDDLVYAERRYDLRSKR
- a CDS encoding phytoene/squalene synthase family protein; translation: MIRSELDAAGVHDHALREAYRRARKLNAQYGRTFFLATRLLAAEQRPAVHALYGFARMADDILDDVDPDVAVADRGAALGVLQRQLAEGLTGAVPADHPVLAALVDTVHRYRIDPSLFDDFLASMRMDLTVTDYPDRAALRRYTYGSADVIGLQLLPILGTVASPQDTAPYAAALGEAFQLTNFLRDVDEDLGRGRVYLPADELAVHGVDRELLTWCREHRRTDPRVRTALAEQHAVTRSVYDSARQGIPMLARRSRPCVAAALTLYSEILDTIERSDFAVFGQRATVGNARRARVAAGGLLRAWGARMSDRHPRGTSWTVGNT
- a CDS encoding TauD/TfdA dioxygenase family protein, producing MLDHHPMSPLGAVVTGVSVDTLSAGDVAALRTLLAEHGVLVLPDQDVDDGRFLNFLRSFGPTTFTEGETPVPGFDELNVISNVGRDTPPRSNFHTDTSYVRNPPAYTALRAVQVPVRGGRTQFTNQYAAYETLPAALRTRLAGRTVTHVVTGLDLREDQETTADHPLFQVHPLSGRTAMYLSTPRRCTAISGLSASEAADVIDYLYAHSTREENVFAHRWSAGDVVIWDNRCVLHRADHDGVLGDRVMHRGMVIDPVGAR
- the crtI gene encoding phytoene desaturase family protein; translation: MRPDSDHVVVVGAGLAGLAAALHLAGRGRAVTVLERGEHPGGRMGQLDVGGYRIDTGPTVLTMPDIIADTLAAVGESLSDRLDLVQVDPSYHTHFADGSTLDVHRDADAMADEIRRVMGPGEAQGYLRLRDWLTELYRVEFDGFIASNFDSPFSLVTPQLARLLALGGFRRWESVMRRFLTDDRLLRVFSFQALYAGVPPQRALAVYAVIAYMDTIAGVYFPRGGMRAVPEALAAAAAAAGVEFRYGATVSALERSGDRVTAVRTEDGQRIACDSAVLTTELPDTYRLLGRQPRRLLKLRPAPSAVVAHLGCRTTAETDDGHHTILFGKDWDQTFVDIIDDGRVMSDPSLLVTRPTATDRSLAPQGRDLLYVLAPAPNLDRGRFDWARDGGAYVDGMIETVRDRMPNVGEDLELLHVVDPAGWGEQGMYAGTPFALAHTFSQTGPFRPANRVRGIDNVVLAGSSTVPGVGVPTALLSGRLAADRITGSVSGRRGPLLRGVR
- a CDS encoding FAD-dependent oxidoreductase; this encodes MTDRRMETLAAPAGLPHASWLSSVPRTVVVGGGIAGLAAATGLAERGVQVDVVEREAYLGGRVGGWTEELDDGSTVTMNRGFHAFFRQYYNLRNLLRRADPGLSMLAPATDYPLVDADGRQDTFRGLPRTPPLNALVFALRSPTFRLRDLVRINARAAAPLAAVSVPAIYGLLDDTDAETFLRHINFPDAARHLAFEVFSRSFFTEPSELSAAELATMFHIYFLGSSEGLIFDVAVDDFAIALWNPLRAYLDSLGVRFHTGVSVESVRRGQEFEVHCDDGSRLTADGVVLATDTGGLRAVVDGSPDLGDEPWRRDVAGLRTAAPFTVLRLWLDRPVDADRPAFLGVGGHPPLDNVSVVDAYEHTAAQWAERTGGSVLELHAYSAPGNGEEVCKQLVERMHELYPETAGARVVAQRVLRREDCPRFGPGDFAHRPTVVTPDPGLVLAGDGIRIDLPVALMERAATTGWVAANRLLEHYGLGGHPLYSVPTRGRSNTLRRLAIAGEGQLRT
- a CDS encoding lycopene cyclase domain-containing protein, producing the protein MTGLGYTLPAVLSVVGVCAWEHWILRTGLFRKPAYWISMAIVVFFQILVDGWLTKLSAPIVLYADRHTTGIRFPWDIPIEDFLFGFALVTAVLLRWEHRGAKDQEERRP